A region from the Streptomyces tsukubensis genome encodes:
- a CDS encoding thymidine phosphorylase, translated as MDAISVIRTKRDRGELSGEQIDWVIDAYTRGTVADEQMSSLAMAILLNGMNRTEIARWTAAMIASGERMSFDSLSRPTADKHSTGGVGDKITLPLAPLVAACGAAVPQLSGRGLGHTGGTLDKLESIPGWRALLSNEEMLRVLDSTGAVICAAGDGLAPADKKLYALRDVTGTVEAIPLIASSIMSKKIAEGTGSLVLDVKVGSGAFMKNLEDARELASTMVALGTDSGVRTVALLTDMSTPLGLTAGNALEVRESVEVLAGGGPADVVELTLALAREMLTAAGLPDADPAKALADGSAMDVWRRMISAQGGDPDAELPVAREQHVVTAPASGVLTRLDAYDIGLAAWRLGAGRARKEDPVQAGAGVELHAKPGDTVTEGQPLLTLHTDTPEKFGWALEPLATACDIAPAGTAFTASPIVLDRIS; from the coding sequence ATGGACGCCATCTCCGTCATCCGCACCAAGCGCGACCGCGGCGAACTCTCCGGTGAGCAGATCGACTGGGTCATCGACGCCTACACCCGCGGTACGGTCGCCGACGAGCAGATGTCGTCCCTGGCGATGGCGATCCTGCTCAACGGCATGAACCGGACCGAGATCGCCCGCTGGACCGCCGCGATGATCGCCTCCGGCGAGCGCATGAGCTTCGACTCCCTCAGCCGCCCCACCGCCGACAAGCACTCCACCGGCGGCGTCGGCGACAAGATCACCCTGCCGCTCGCCCCGCTGGTCGCCGCCTGCGGCGCCGCCGTACCGCAGCTTTCGGGCCGCGGTCTGGGCCACACCGGCGGCACCCTCGACAAGCTGGAGTCCATCCCGGGCTGGCGGGCGCTGCTCTCCAACGAGGAGATGCTCCGGGTCCTCGACTCCACGGGCGCGGTGATCTGCGCGGCCGGTGACGGGCTCGCCCCCGCCGACAAGAAGCTGTACGCGCTCCGCGATGTCACGGGCACCGTGGAGGCCATCCCGCTGATCGCCTCCTCCATCATGTCCAAGAAGATCGCCGAGGGCACCGGCTCCCTGGTCCTCGACGTCAAGGTCGGCTCCGGCGCCTTCATGAAGAACCTGGAAGACGCCCGGGAGCTGGCGTCCACCATGGTCGCCCTCGGCACCGACAGCGGGGTCCGTACGGTCGCCCTGCTCACCGACATGTCGACCCCGCTGGGTCTGACCGCGGGCAATGCCCTGGAGGTCCGCGAGTCCGTCGAGGTCCTCGCGGGCGGCGGCCCGGCCGATGTCGTCGAGCTGACCCTCGCCCTGGCGCGGGAGATGCTCACCGCCGCCGGACTGCCCGACGCCGACCCGGCGAAGGCGCTGGCCGACGGTTCCGCGATGGACGTCTGGCGGCGGATGATCAGCGCGCAGGGCGGTGACCCGGACGCGGAGCTGCCGGTCGCCCGGGAGCAGCACGTCGTGACCGCCCCCGCCTCCGGTGTCCTCACCCGTCTCGACGCCTACGACATCGGTCTCGCCGCCTGGCGTCTGGGTGCGGGCCGCGCCCGCAAGGAGGACCCGGTGCAGGCGGGCGCCGGTGTGGAGCTGCACGCCAAGCCGGGCGACACCGTCACCGAGGGGCAGCCGCTGCTGACCCTGCACACGGACACCCCGGAGAAGTTCGGCTGGGCGCTGGAGCCCCTGGCGACGGCGTGCGACATCGCCCCGGCGGGCACGGCCTTCACCGCGAGCCCGATCGTGCTGGACCGCATCTCCTGA
- a CDS encoding ABC transporter permease — protein MKKFDKERVLLGLAAPLLAIVVAFLVTALVLTATGKEPFNAFSIMFDYGSKSDSQVYIVNKATTYYLAGIAVAIGFRMNLFNIGVDGQYRLAAFFAAALGGALTLPGPVQIPLIILCAMLVGAMWAGIAGLLKVTRGVSEVVSTIMLNAIATAIIGYLLQQGRLGHLDQAGTKVSTKPIPESSRFFEFPTQPAPVWGFIVIAVIVGVAYWFTLARTRFGFDLRTVGQSGSAAQASGVNVKKMVITSMLISGAAAGLVGMPTLLNDSHEYSGDFPVGIGFTGIAIALLGRNHPVGIALGALLWAFLERGSGQLEFQGYDKEIVGVIQGVIVLCVVIAYEVVRRYGLKRQQRQVGAKLAAQARANGTGNNGNGNTDKQEVSA, from the coding sequence ATGAAGAAGTTCGACAAGGAGCGGGTGCTCCTGGGGCTCGCCGCCCCCCTGCTGGCGATCGTGGTCGCCTTCCTGGTCACCGCGCTGGTGCTGACCGCGACCGGCAAGGAGCCGTTCAACGCCTTCAGCATCATGTTCGACTACGGCTCGAAGTCGGACAGCCAGGTCTACATCGTCAACAAGGCCACGACGTACTACCTCGCGGGCATCGCGGTCGCCATCGGCTTCCGGATGAACCTGTTCAACATCGGAGTCGACGGCCAGTACCGCCTCGCGGCCTTCTTCGCCGCGGCCCTCGGCGGCGCCCTGACCCTGCCGGGTCCGGTGCAGATCCCGCTGATCATCCTCTGCGCGATGCTCGTCGGCGCCATGTGGGCCGGTATCGCCGGTCTCCTCAAGGTCACCCGCGGCGTCAGCGAGGTCGTCTCGACGATCATGCTGAACGCGATCGCCACCGCGATCATCGGCTATCTGCTCCAGCAGGGCCGGCTCGGCCACCTCGACCAGGCCGGTACCAAGGTCTCCACCAAGCCGATCCCGGAGTCCTCCCGCTTCTTCGAGTTCCCGACCCAGCCCGCGCCCGTATGGGGCTTCATCGTGATCGCCGTGATCGTCGGTGTGGCGTACTGGTTCACCCTCGCCCGTACCCGCTTCGGCTTCGACCTGCGCACCGTCGGCCAGTCCGGCTCGGCGGCCCAGGCCAGCGGCGTGAACGTGAAGAAGATGGTCATCACGTCCATGCTGATCTCCGGCGCCGCCGCCGGTCTGGTCGGCATGCCGACGCTGCTCAACGACAGTCACGAGTACAGCGGCGACTTCCCGGTCGGCATCGGCTTCACCGGTATCGCCATCGCCCTCCTCGGCCGCAACCACCCGGTCGGCATCGCGCTCGGCGCCCTGCTCTGGGCGTTCCTGGAGCGCGGCAGCGGCCAGCTGGAGTTCCAGGGGTACGACAAGGAGATCGTCGGCGTCATCCAGGGCGTCATCGTCCTGTGCGTGGTCATCGCCTACGAAGTCGTACGGCGCTACGGCCTCAAGCGCCAGCAGCGGCAGGTCGGCGCCAAGCTGGCCGCCCAGGCCCGGGCCAACGGCACCGGCAACAACGGCAACGGCAACACCGACAAGCAGGAGGTGTCGGCGTGA
- a CDS encoding STAS domain-containing protein, whose protein sequence is MCPSTSTTSSSTEGPVIVRIAGRVLPADVPRLCTELSTKLGNRAAGEAVCDVRELTGADLTTVDAVARLHLTARRLGCRLVLRGTPAELLALLHLVGLGALAQTG, encoded by the coding sequence ATGTGCCCAAGCACCTCCACCACCAGCAGCAGCACCGAAGGCCCGGTGATCGTGCGGATCGCCGGGCGGGTGCTCCCCGCCGACGTACCGAGGCTCTGTACGGAGCTGAGCACCAAGCTCGGTAACAGGGCGGCGGGGGAGGCGGTGTGCGACGTACGGGAGCTGACGGGCGCCGATCTGACCACGGTCGACGCCGTCGCCCGGCTCCATCTCACCGCCCGCCGCCTCGGCTGCCGGCTGGTTCTGCGGGGCACCCCGGCCGAACTGCTGGCGCTGCTGCACCTGGTCGGCCTGGGCGCCCTCGCGCAGACCGGCTAG
- a CDS encoding L,D-transpeptidase family protein, which produces MARTRRRAGVALGLAGMIVPLTMVMGTGTAQAASCSTKPGPYQKQVEKFLKLKVDGKQSSADCKAITAFQKKHWITPNNGVAGPVTWRTMSTMLAQKAAGTNPNKAGACPTNKGRIACVDLTRQLSWIQDGKKLAYGPVPIRTGRDGAETRTGLKKIYWRNIDHFSSLYKVPMPYAQFFDGGQAFHSVTKPIYSPPGSAGCVNMTPAAAKKYWTMLRNGDDVFVWGKKPGT; this is translated from the coding sequence ATGGCCCGGACACGCAGGCGCGCGGGCGTCGCACTGGGACTCGCGGGAATGATCGTTCCGCTGACGATGGTGATGGGGACCGGCACCGCGCAGGCCGCTTCGTGTTCGACGAAGCCGGGGCCGTACCAGAAGCAGGTCGAGAAGTTCCTCAAGCTGAAGGTCGACGGGAAGCAGTCGTCGGCGGACTGCAAGGCGATCACCGCCTTCCAGAAGAAGCACTGGATCACCCCGAACAACGGGGTCGCGGGCCCGGTGACCTGGCGGACGATGAGTACGATGCTGGCGCAGAAGGCCGCGGGCACCAACCCGAACAAGGCCGGCGCGTGCCCGACCAACAAGGGCCGGATCGCCTGTGTCGACCTGACCCGTCAGCTCAGCTGGATCCAGGACGGCAAGAAGCTGGCGTACGGCCCGGTTCCGATCCGTACCGGACGGGACGGCGCCGAGACCCGTACCGGCCTGAAGAAGATCTACTGGCGGAACATCGACCACTTCTCCAGCCTCTACAAGGTGCCGATGCCGTACGCCCAGTTCTTCGACGGCGGGCAGGCGTTCCACTCCGTCACCAAGCCGATCTACAGCCCGCCCGGCTCCGCCGGCTGCGTCAATATGACCCCGGCGGCCGCGAAGAAGTACTGGACGATGCTGAGGAACGGCGACGACGTCTTCGTCTGGGGCAAGAAGCCCGGAACCTGA
- a CDS encoding cytidine deaminase, whose amino-acid sequence MTAPAAGPDTFDWEPLRVRAREAMAHAYVPYSDYPVGVAARVDDGRTVTGCNVENASYGLSLCAECGLISQLQLGGGGRLTHFTCVDGRGESLVPCGRCRQLLYEFGGPELLLDTPGGIVTMAELLPQPFGPAHLA is encoded by the coding sequence ATGACGGCTCCGGCCGCCGGGCCGGACACGTTCGACTGGGAGCCCCTGCGGGTGCGGGCGCGTGAGGCGATGGCCCATGCGTACGTCCCGTACTCGGACTACCCGGTCGGCGTGGCCGCCCGCGTCGACGACGGCCGCACGGTCACCGGCTGCAATGTCGAGAACGCCTCCTACGGCCTCTCACTCTGCGCCGAGTGCGGGCTGATCTCCCAGCTCCAGCTCGGCGGCGGCGGCAGACTGACCCACTTCACCTGCGTCGACGGCCGGGGCGAGAGCCTCGTACCGTGCGGCCGGTGCCGTCAGCTGCTGTACGAGTTCGGGGGCCCCGAGCTGCTGCTCGACACCCCCGGGGGCATCGTGACCATGGCCGAGCTGCTGCCGCAGCCGTTCGGCCCGGCCCATCTGGCCTGA
- a CDS encoding LysR family transcriptional regulator: MVHDHSSEQWLSQGSDTEDISTLLVRLVPRLAYFAEVARHEHVTRAAQEIGVPQSTLSRAVVRLERDLGVTLFARTGRTVSLTPAGRTFFSSVERALAEVERAAESVRADADPRAGKVAFGFLHTMGSETVPGLLRAFRADHPMIRFTLVQNYGEAMLGGLRTGELDLCLTSPVPDAPDLVSRRLDEQRLRLVVPDDHRLAGRRRIRLAEAADDVFVTLEPGYGLRRITDDLCAQAGFTPKVAFEGEEAETLRGLVAAGLGVALLPPPAVPRPGVVELTVTAPRAAREIGLAWLDGHPDTPPVAAFKKFLLSRRGSLIPTTDP, encoded by the coding sequence ATGGTGCATGACCACAGTTCAGAGCAGTGGCTGTCACAGGGCAGTGACACAGAAGACATCTCGACGCTACTCGTCCGGCTGGTGCCGAGGCTCGCGTACTTCGCGGAGGTCGCCCGCCACGAGCATGTGACGCGGGCCGCGCAGGAGATCGGCGTACCGCAGTCGACGCTGTCGCGGGCGGTGGTCCGCCTCGAACGCGACCTGGGCGTCACGCTGTTCGCCCGCACCGGACGTACGGTCTCCCTCACTCCGGCCGGGCGGACCTTCTTCTCCTCCGTCGAACGGGCCCTCGCCGAGGTCGAGCGGGCGGCCGAATCGGTACGCGCCGACGCCGACCCGCGCGCGGGCAAGGTCGCCTTCGGCTTCCTCCACACCATGGGCTCCGAGACGGTCCCCGGGCTGCTCCGCGCCTTCCGCGCCGACCATCCGATGATCCGGTTCACCCTGGTGCAGAACTACGGCGAGGCGATGCTCGGCGGACTGCGCACCGGCGAACTGGACCTCTGTCTGACCTCCCCGGTGCCCGACGCCCCCGATCTCGTCAGCCGCCGCCTCGACGAACAGCGGCTGCGGCTGGTCGTCCCCGACGACCACCGGCTGGCGGGCCGCCGCCGGATCCGCCTCGCCGAGGCCGCGGACGACGTCTTCGTCACTCTCGAACCGGGGTACGGGCTCCGCCGGATCACCGACGACCTGTGCGCCCAGGCCGGATTCACTCCGAAGGTCGCCTTCGAGGGCGAGGAGGCCGAAACCCTGCGCGGCCTGGTGGCGGCGGGCCTGGGGGTGGCCCTGCTGCCGCCGCCCGCGGTGCCGCGCCCCGGGGTGGTCGAACTGACGGTCACGGCACCGCGCGCGGCCCGCGAGATCGGCCTCGCCTGGCTGGACGGCCACCCCGACAC
- a CDS encoding MFS transporter: MPAASTEASAPVAGALEPQSPQKPPSPEPLSPGEPAYRRMSLALFAAGVAAFALLYSTQALLPAVSADFGVTASAASWTVSASTGALALFVLPLSALSERFGRRTLMTVSLTVAVVLGLLVPLAPSLEVLVALRALQGAALAGVPAAAMAYLAEEVRPRALIGAIGLFVAGNSIGGMSGRIVTGWAAQFGGWRAGLAAVGVLALIAAVVFRVLLPRPRRFTPSPVSPKILASTVRGHLSNPLLLRLYAIGALFMTVFGAVYTMIGYRLTEEPFGLPPGVVGSVFLVYLVGTVSSAGAGRLVARLGRRGALYLAVVTTTGGLLLSLSASLAAVLLGLVLITAGFFAGHAVASSAVSRTATTGRAQASALYQSAYYLGSSVGGTLGAIAFHSGGWAGTVALGLLAVTGVVSLTAYGSWAARVATRRTLVVATGGH, from the coding sequence ATGCCTGCTGCCAGTACCGAGGCGTCCGCTCCCGTAGCGGGCGCCCTCGAACCCCAGTCGCCCCAGAAGCCGCCTTCCCCCGAGCCCCTCTCCCCCGGAGAGCCCGCTTACCGCCGGATGAGCCTCGCGCTCTTCGCCGCCGGGGTCGCGGCCTTCGCACTCCTCTACTCCACGCAGGCACTGCTGCCGGCCGTCTCCGCCGACTTCGGCGTGACGGCATCGGCCGCGAGCTGGACGGTCTCGGCCTCGACCGGCGCGCTCGCCCTCTTCGTCCTGCCGCTCAGCGCGCTCTCCGAGCGCTTCGGGCGGCGCACCCTGATGACCGTCTCGCTGACGGTCGCCGTCGTCCTCGGTCTGCTGGTGCCCCTGGCGCCGAGCCTGGAGGTGCTGGTGGCGCTGCGGGCCCTCCAGGGCGCCGCGCTGGCGGGTGTTCCGGCCGCCGCGATGGCCTATCTGGCGGAGGAGGTACGGCCCCGGGCGCTGATCGGCGCGATCGGGCTGTTCGTCGCAGGCAACAGCATCGGCGGGATGAGCGGCCGGATCGTGACCGGCTGGGCCGCCCAGTTCGGCGGCTGGCGGGCCGGGCTCGCTGCGGTGGGCGTGCTGGCGCTGATCGCCGCGGTGGTCTTCCGGGTACTGCTCCCCCGGCCGCGGCGCTTCACCCCGTCCCCGGTGAGCCCGAAGATCCTGGCGTCCACCGTCCGCGGGCATCTGTCGAACCCGCTGCTGCTGCGGCTGTACGCGATCGGCGCGCTCTTCATGACCGTGTTCGGCGCGGTCTACACGATGATCGGCTACCGGCTGACGGAGGAGCCGTTCGGTCTCCCGCCGGGCGTCGTGGGCTCCGTGTTCCTGGTCTATCTCGTCGGTACGGTCTCGTCGGCCGGCGCCGGACGGCTGGTCGCCCGGCTGGGGCGGCGCGGGGCCCTGTACCTCGCGGTCGTCACCACCACCGGCGGACTGCTGCTCTCGCTCTCCGCGTCGCTCGCGGCGGTCCTGCTGGGGCTGGTGCTGATCACCGCCGGGTTCTTCGCGGGCCACGCGGTCGCCTCGTCCGCGGTGAGCCGGACCGCGACCACGGGCCGGGCGCAGGCATCGGCGCTCTACCAGTCGGCGTACTACCTGGGCAGCAGCGTCGGCGGCACCCTGGGTGCGATCGCCTTCCACTCCGGGGGCTGGGCGGGCACGGTCGCCCTCGGGCTGCTCGCGGTCACCGGGGTCGTCTCGCTCACCGCGTACGGCAGTTGGGCGGCGCGGGTGGCGACCCGGCGCACGCTGGTGGTCGCCACCGGCGGACACTGA
- a CDS encoding sigma-70 family RNA polymerase sigma factor produces MSDLATTDKGDGESSRGGTKTLEADLERYRRELTGYCYRMLGSSFEAEDAVQDTMVRAWRSVEKFEGRSSLRSWLYRIATNVCLDMLNAGNRRARPMDLSGPTPVAQAQLTARSEATWLEPVPDGRVLPAAGDPADTAVERETIRLAFVAALQHLPPKQRAVLILREVLSWKASEVAELLGTSVASVNSALQRARATLAESPPAASDPADPLDEEQRELLERYVAAFEGYDMEALTAVLHDDATLSMPPYDLWLQGHENIVGWMLGVGSVCRGSRLVPTVANGMPAFAHYHEAEDGSGHVPWALMVMDIRDGKIAGINSFLDTDRWFPLFDLPARLEPEPAKEG; encoded by the coding sequence ATGAGTGATCTGGCAACGACGGACAAGGGCGACGGGGAGAGCTCCCGGGGCGGGACGAAGACCCTGGAAGCGGATCTGGAGCGGTACCGCCGGGAGCTGACCGGCTACTGCTATCGCATGCTCGGCTCCTCCTTCGAGGCGGAGGACGCCGTCCAGGACACGATGGTCCGCGCCTGGCGGAGCGTCGAGAAGTTCGAAGGACGTTCGTCACTGCGGTCCTGGCTGTACCGGATCGCGACCAACGTCTGCCTCGACATGCTGAACGCGGGCAATCGCCGGGCCCGGCCGATGGACCTGTCGGGTCCGACGCCCGTGGCCCAGGCGCAGCTCACCGCCCGTTCCGAAGCCACCTGGCTGGAGCCGGTGCCGGACGGGCGGGTGCTGCCCGCCGCCGGGGACCCGGCGGACACCGCCGTCGAGCGGGAGACGATCCGGCTGGCGTTCGTCGCCGCCCTCCAGCATCTGCCGCCGAAGCAGCGCGCGGTGCTGATCCTGCGCGAAGTGCTGTCCTGGAAGGCGTCCGAGGTCGCCGAGCTGCTCGGCACCTCGGTCGCCTCGGTGAACAGCGCGCTCCAGCGGGCCCGGGCCACGCTCGCCGAATCCCCGCCCGCCGCCTCCGATCCCGCCGATCCGCTCGACGAGGAGCAGCGGGAGCTGTTGGAGCGCTATGTCGCCGCCTTCGAGGGGTACGACATGGAGGCGCTGACCGCCGTCCTCCACGACGACGCCACGCTCTCCATGCCGCCCTACGACCTCTGGCTCCAGGGCCACGAGAACATCGTGGGCTGGATGCTCGGCGTCGGCTCGGTCTGCCGCGGCTCCCGCCTCGTTCCGACCGTGGCCAACGGCATGCCCGCCTTCGCCCACTACCACGAGGCGGAGGACGGCAGCGGGCATGTGCCGTGGGCGCTCATGGTCATGGACATCAGGGACGGCAAGATCGCGGGGATCAACTCCTTCCTCGACACCGACCGCTGGTTCCCCCTCTTCGACCTCCCGGCCCGGCTGGAGCCGGAGCCCGCGAAGGAGGGCTAG
- a CDS encoding ABC transporter ATP-binding protein, with protein sequence MNASSSPHAVELRGITKRFPGVVANHDIDITVRRGTVHALVGENGAGKSTLMKILYGMQKPDEGTITIDGEQVSFHSPGDAIARGIGMVHQHFMLADYLTVLENVVLGSEKLYGIGDRARAKIKEISDAYGLGIRPDAYVEDLGVADRQRVEILKVLYRGARTLILDEPTAVLVPQEVDALFDNLRELKAEGLTVIFISHKLGEVLSVADDITVIRRGTTVGTADPANTTSKQLAELMVGSELPSPETRESTVTDVPMLTVDGLRLTATDPDGVVRAVLDGIGFTIHKGEVLGIAGVEGNGQSELVEAVMGMRTADTGTVTLDGADISHTPTRKRREDGMAVIPEDRHRHGLLLEAPLWENRILGHVTEKPNSKGPFLDIKAARADTERIVREYDVRTPGIDVTAASLSGGNQQKLIVGREMSHDPKLLIAAHPTRGVDVGAQAQIWDQIRAARREGLAVLLISADLDELIGLSDTLRVMYRGRLVADADPATITPEELGSAMTGAATGRLEHSEDGGDQTPADETPSAGRDTDGGEDR encoded by the coding sequence ATCAACGCGTCCAGCAGCCCCCATGCCGTAGAGCTCCGCGGCATCACCAAACGATTCCCCGGAGTCGTGGCCAACCACGACATCGACATCACCGTGCGCCGCGGTACCGTCCACGCCCTCGTCGGCGAGAACGGTGCCGGAAAGTCCACCCTGATGAAGATCCTCTACGGCATGCAGAAGCCGGACGAGGGCACCATCACCATCGACGGCGAGCAGGTCTCGTTCCACAGCCCCGGCGACGCGATCGCCCGCGGCATCGGCATGGTGCACCAGCACTTCATGCTCGCCGACTATCTGACCGTGCTGGAGAACGTGGTCCTCGGCTCCGAGAAGCTGTACGGCATCGGGGACCGGGCGCGCGCCAAGATCAAGGAGATCTCCGACGCCTACGGCCTCGGGATCCGCCCCGACGCGTACGTCGAGGACCTCGGCGTCGCCGACCGGCAGCGGGTGGAGATCCTCAAGGTCCTCTACCGCGGCGCCCGTACCCTCATCCTCGACGAGCCCACCGCCGTCCTGGTGCCGCAGGAGGTCGACGCGCTCTTCGACAATCTGCGGGAGCTGAAGGCCGAGGGCCTGACCGTCATCTTCATCTCGCACAAACTGGGCGAGGTGCTTTCGGTCGCCGACGACATCACCGTCATCCGGCGCGGCACCACGGTCGGCACCGCCGACCCGGCGAACACCACCTCCAAGCAGCTCGCGGAGCTGATGGTCGGCAGCGAGCTGCCGTCGCCGGAGACCCGGGAGTCGACCGTCACCGATGTCCCGATGCTCACCGTGGACGGGCTGCGGCTGACCGCCACCGACCCGGACGGCGTCGTCCGTGCCGTCCTCGACGGCATCGGCTTCACCATCCACAAGGGCGAGGTGCTCGGCATCGCCGGTGTGGAGGGCAACGGCCAGTCCGAACTGGTCGAGGCGGTCATGGGCATGCGGACCGCCGACACCGGCACCGTCACCCTCGACGGCGCCGACATCTCCCACACCCCGACCCGCAAGCGGCGCGAGGACGGCATGGCCGTCATCCCCGAGGACCGCCACCGCCACGGACTGCTCCTCGAAGCACCGCTGTGGGAGAACCGGATCCTCGGCCATGTCACCGAGAAGCCCAACAGCAAGGGCCCCTTCCTCGACATCAAGGCCGCCCGCGCCGACACCGAGCGGATCGTGCGCGAGTACGACGTCCGTACGCCCGGTATCGACGTCACGGCCGCCTCCCTCTCCGGCGGCAACCAGCAGAAGCTGATCGTCGGCCGCGAGATGAGCCACGACCCCAAGCTGCTGATCGCCGCCCACCCCACCCGTGGTGTGGACGTCGGCGCGCAGGCCCAGATCTGGGACCAGATCCGGGCCGCCCGCAGGGAGGGCCTCGCGGTGCTCCTGATCTCCGCCGACCTCGACGAGCTGATCGGCCTCTCCGACACCCTGCGGGTGATGTACCGCGGCAGGCTCGTCGCCGACGCCGACCCCGCGACGATCACCCCGGAGGAGCTGGGCTCGGCCATGACCGGTGCCGCCACCGGCCGTCTGGAGCACTCCGAAGACGGCGGCGACCAGACCCCCGCCGACGAGACCCCCAGCGCCGGGCGCGACACCGACGGGGGAGAGGACCGATGA
- a CDS encoding ABC transporter permease — MTATATTTPPPAAPRVSGGKGGRTRLSFPMILLIIAGALVAISAVRVITGADDITSSGLISASLALAVPIGLAGLGGLWAERAGVVNIGLEGMMILGTFFGAWAGWQTDPWIGVLAGVLGGMFGGLLHAVATVTFGVDHIISGIAINILALGITTYFAKLWFNSGEAAAKGGSPKQSPPSDDIATVTLPGLSDLFKTIENKEWFFVSDVAGILGGLVTDVSLLTIVAILLFVGTFAVLWKTGFGLRLRSCGENPIAAESLGVNVYKYKYIAVIISGGMAGLGGAFLSLVTSHIYNEGQTGGRGYIGLAAMIFGNWRPGGLAMGAGLFGYADALQLRNGGQSVHALLLLLVVVLVGLAIWKYYRKAFVPAAVSAVIGAAVLVWYLGTDTVPTEFVTATPYIVTLLVLSLSAQRLRMPKADGMRYRKGQGK, encoded by the coding sequence GTGACCGCCACGGCGACCACGACTCCGCCGCCCGCCGCCCCCCGGGTGAGCGGCGGCAAGGGCGGACGCACCCGCCTCTCCTTCCCCATGATCCTGCTGATCATCGCGGGCGCGCTGGTCGCGATCTCCGCGGTACGGGTCATCACCGGGGCCGACGACATCACCTCCTCCGGCCTGATCAGCGCCTCCCTCGCGCTCGCCGTCCCGATCGGCCTCGCCGGTCTCGGCGGACTCTGGGCCGAGCGGGCGGGCGTCGTCAATATCGGCCTCGAAGGAATGATGATCCTCGGCACCTTCTTCGGTGCCTGGGCCGGCTGGCAGACCGACCCGTGGATCGGCGTGCTCGCCGGTGTGCTGGGCGGAATGTTCGGCGGACTGCTGCACGCGGTCGCCACCGTCACCTTCGGCGTCGACCACATCATCTCCGGTATCGCGATCAACATCCTGGCGCTGGGCATCACGACCTACTTCGCCAAGCTCTGGTTCAACAGCGGCGAGGCCGCGGCCAAGGGCGGCAGCCCCAAGCAGTCGCCGCCGTCGGACGATATCGCCACGGTGACCCTTCCCGGCCTCTCGGACCTCTTCAAGACCATCGAGAACAAGGAGTGGTTCTTCGTCTCGGACGTGGCGGGCATCCTCGGCGGTCTGGTCACCGATGTGTCGCTGCTGACGATCGTCGCGATCCTGCTCTTCGTCGGCACCTTCGCGGTGCTCTGGAAGACCGGCTTCGGACTGCGCCTGCGCTCCTGCGGCGAGAACCCGATCGCGGCCGAGTCCCTCGGCGTCAACGTCTACAAGTACAAGTACATCGCCGTGATCATCTCCGGTGGTATGGCCGGTCTCGGCGGCGCCTTCCTCTCCCTGGTCACCTCGCACATCTACAACGAGGGCCAGACCGGCGGCCGCGGCTATATCGGCCTCGCGGCGATGATCTTCGGCAACTGGCGGCCCGGCGGGCTCGCCATGGGCGCCGGTCTCTTCGGCTACGCCGACGCCCTCCAGCTCCGCAACGGCGGCCAGTCCGTGCACGCGCTGCTCCTGCTGCTCGTGGTCGTCCTCGTCGGCCTCGCGATCTGGAAGTACTACCGCAAGGCGTTCGTCCCGGCCGCGGTCAGCGCCGTGATCGGCGCGGCGGTCCTGGTCTGGTACCTCGGTACGGACACCGTCCCGACCGAGTTCGTCACCGCGACCCCGTACATCGTGACGCTGCTGGTCCTCTCGCTCTCCGCGCAACGGCTGAGAATGCCCAAGGCGGACGGTATGCGCTACCGCAAGGGGCAAGGCAAATGA